In Vampirovibrio chlorellavorus, one DNA window encodes the following:
- a CDS encoding tetratricopeptide repeat protein, which translates to MLPSFPNQHHFQRHPAQQRLSVVAGLLLACLLLPPTKGMAYDLKDNAIAHARNGQLLMERQQYDEAIEEFKAAIRLNPYASMAASLYNNLGMAYRLTQNYPNAYASFQRAIRLQPPFALYYRNLIDTYRRAGQLPAVKSQLITRTRDNPDNAEAWFLLGLAYQQEGTPEQAQPCFERFLKLQPEAELARAAQAALKAR; encoded by the coding sequence ATGTTGCCGTCATTCCCCAACCAGCATCATTTTCAGCGCCACCCTGCCCAGCAACGACTGTCGGTAGTCGCCGGGCTGCTACTGGCCTGCCTGTTGCTGCCGCCCACCAAGGGAATGGCTTACGATTTAAAGGACAACGCCATTGCCCACGCCCGCAACGGGCAACTGCTGATGGAGCGCCAGCAGTATGACGAGGCCATCGAGGAATTCAAGGCGGCCATTCGCCTGAACCCCTATGCCAGTATGGCCGCCTCCCTCTATAACAACCTGGGAATGGCCTATCGCCTGACCCAGAACTACCCCAACGCCTACGCCTCCTTTCAGCGAGCCATCCGGCTCCAGCCGCCCTTTGCCCTTTACTACCGCAACCTGATTGACACCTATCGCAGGGCCGGACAATTACCGGCGGTCAAAAGCCAACTAATCACGCGCACCCGGGACAACCCGGACAATGCCGAGGCCTGGTTTCTGCTGGGGCTGGCCTACCAGCAAGAAGGAACCCCCGAGCAAGCCCAGCCTTGTTTTGAGCGCTTTTTGAAACTGCAACCTGAAGCGGAACTAGCCCGGGCGGCGCAGGCCGCTTTAAAAGCACGGTGA
- a CDS encoding dihydrolipoamide acetyltransferase family protein, producing MAYEFKLPDIGEGVHEGEIVQWLVQQGDFVKEDQAIVEVMTDKVTAEIPAPVSGVIQELRGKAGEVITVGSVIAVFGEAGASTASTEKAAEASANDSKTNGNGRTATATMTAPSTSQGNVGKVLAAPATRKLARTLGVDLSQVTGSGPRGRVIPEDIRKFQPGSAAPASRPATSAASVILSQGQRRVPMSGLRRKIAEHLVKSKHTAPHFAYVEEVDMSRLVAMREELMPLAEAEGVKLSYLPFVMKAVIAGLRKYPILNSQLDEQTQELVYKHDINLGVAVATEQGLIVPVIKQADHKSLFTLATEIKTLAEKARNGKLTLDELKGGTFTLTSIGSIGGLFGVPIINYPEVAILGVNKIEKRPVVRTINGQDQIVIRDMMHLSISCDHRVVDGAEAALFVKEVIQYLENPTRLIAAL from the coding sequence ATGGCTTACGAATTCAAGCTACCCGACATTGGGGAAGGCGTGCATGAAGGTGAAATCGTGCAATGGCTGGTGCAGCAGGGCGATTTCGTCAAGGAAGATCAGGCCATTGTGGAAGTAATGACCGATAAGGTCACCGCCGAAATCCCGGCCCCGGTCAGTGGGGTCATTCAGGAACTGCGGGGCAAGGCCGGAGAGGTCATCACCGTGGGCAGCGTGATTGCCGTATTCGGGGAGGCTGGTGCAAGCACGGCCAGCACTGAAAAAGCCGCCGAAGCCAGTGCCAATGATAGCAAGACCAACGGCAATGGCCGCACCGCCACGGCCACGATGACCGCTCCTTCAACAAGCCAAGGGAATGTCGGTAAAGTATTAGCGGCCCCAGCCACCCGCAAGCTGGCCCGCACGCTGGGCGTGGATTTAAGCCAAGTGACGGGCAGCGGACCCCGTGGGCGGGTCATCCCCGAGGATATTCGCAAGTTTCAACCCGGCAGTGCGGCCCCAGCCAGCCGACCCGCGACCAGCGCAGCCAGCGTCATCCTCTCTCAAGGCCAGCGCCGGGTGCCCATGAGCGGCCTGCGCCGCAAGATTGCCGAGCATCTGGTCAAATCCAAGCACACCGCCCCCCACTTCGCTTACGTGGAAGAGGTGGATATGAGCCGCCTGGTGGCCATGCGGGAAGAGTTGATGCCCCTGGCCGAAGCCGAAGGCGTCAAGCTGAGTTACCTGCCCTTTGTGATGAAGGCGGTCATCGCCGGACTGCGCAAGTACCCTATCCTGAACAGCCAGCTGGATGAGCAGACCCAAGAGCTGGTCTACAAGCACGACATTAATCTGGGTGTAGCCGTGGCCACCGAGCAGGGGTTGATTGTACCGGTCATCAAGCAAGCCGATCACAAAAGCCTGTTTACCCTGGCCACCGAAATCAAAACCCTGGCCGAGAAGGCCCGCAACGGCAAACTGACCCTGGATGAGCTGAAGGGCGGCACGTTTACCCTGACCAGCATTGGTTCCATTGGCGGTTTGTTTGGCGTGCCGATCATTAACTACCCGGAAGTAGCCATACTGGGCGTGAACAAGATTGAAAAACGCCCCGTGGTGCGCACCATCAACGGGCAGGATCAAATCGTCATTCGGGACATGATGCACCTGTCCATTTCCTGCGATCACCGGGTGGTGGACGGGGCCGAGGCCGCCTTGTTCGTCAAGGAAGTCATTCAGTATCTGGAGAACCCCACCCGGCTGATTGCCGCCCTGTAA
- the lipB gene encoding lipoyl(octanoyl) transferase LipB, whose translation MPDSAIEDFHLTDYQTVWDLQKSLVQQRLAGDIPDTVLMGEHPPILTLGRGTHKTNLLHPSIPTVAIERGGDVTYHGPGQLIAYPILLLPVGKRDLHRYLRDLEAAIILTLGEFGIEGLRNPGWTGVWAQAPQSGELLKLASIGVAVKQWVTYHGLALNVCTDLAAFSQINPCGLQSEVMTSMQALLKQPISVNTVKPVLARHLEAVLKAP comes from the coding sequence ATGCCCGACTCGGCCATTGAGGATTTCCATCTGACGGACTACCAAACCGTGTGGGATTTGCAAAAGTCACTGGTGCAGCAACGCTTGGCCGGAGACATCCCCGATACAGTGCTGATGGGCGAACACCCGCCCATCCTCACACTAGGGCGAGGCACCCACAAGACCAACCTGCTCCATCCCAGCATCCCGACCGTGGCCATTGAACGGGGCGGGGATGTCACCTATCACGGGCCGGGCCAGCTCATTGCCTATCCCATCCTGCTACTGCCTGTTGGAAAGCGGGACTTACACCGATATTTACGAGACTTGGAAGCGGCCATCATCCTGACTTTGGGGGAATTTGGCATTGAAGGTCTGCGCAATCCGGGGTGGACTGGGGTGTGGGCTCAAGCTCCACAGTCTGGGGAGTTGCTCAAGCTGGCCTCCATTGGGGTGGCCGTCAAACAATGGGTGACTTATCACGGGCTGGCCTTGAACGTGTGTACGGATCTGGCGGCGTTTTCGCAGATCAACCCCTGCGGGCTGCAAAGTGAGGTCATGACCAGCATGCAGGCCCTTCTCAAGCAGCCCATTAGCGTAAACACTGTAAAACCCGTTTTGGCCCGACACCTGGAAGCCGTTCTAAAAGCCCCTTAA
- a CDS encoding alpha-ketoacid dehydrogenase subunit beta — MAQMTLLQAINDALKTEMRRDNRVVVFGEDVGVNEGVFRATEGLTKEFGEERAFSTPLTETGIVGAAIGMAVYGLKPVPEIQFADYIYPAFDQVVSELAKFRYRSGGEYSCPVVIRTPYGGGIRGGLYHSQSPEAYFTHTPGLKVVIPSTPEDAKGLLASAIRGEDPVIFLEPKKIYRSVKGEVPEGEFTVPIGPARVVQEGSDLSIFCYGAMVEPCRLAAEKALEKEGIRCEIIDLRTLYPVDEEAILASVRKTGRALIVYEAPKTSGYGAEIAALIAERAVEYLEAPIKRIGGFDTPFPYTLEKIYVPDAIRIFLGIKDVMAFE; from the coding sequence ATGGCTCAAATGACTTTACTACAGGCAATCAACGATGCCCTCAAAACCGAAATGCGCCGGGACAACCGGGTGGTAGTTTTTGGGGAGGACGTGGGCGTCAACGAGGGCGTCTTTCGGGCCACCGAAGGACTGACCAAGGAATTCGGCGAGGAACGGGCCTTCAGCACCCCACTGACCGAAACCGGCATTGTAGGCGCCGCCATTGGCATGGCCGTCTACGGGCTAAAACCGGTACCCGAAATCCAGTTTGCCGACTACATTTACCCGGCCTTCGATCAGGTGGTCTCCGAGCTGGCCAAGTTCCGCTACCGTTCCGGCGGGGAATACAGCTGCCCGGTAGTCATTCGCACCCCCTATGGGGGTGGCATCCGGGGCGGCTTGTATCATTCCCAAAGCCCGGAAGCCTACTTTACCCACACCCCCGGCTTAAAAGTAGTCATCCCCTCCACCCCGGAAGACGCCAAGGGCCTGCTGGCCTCGGCCATTCGGGGCGAAGATCCCGTGATTTTTCTGGAGCCCAAGAAGATTTACCGTTCCGTGAAAGGGGAAGTGCCGGAAGGCGAGTTTACCGTGCCCATTGGCCCGGCCCGTGTGGTGCAGGAGGGCAGCGATCTGTCCATCTTCTGCTACGGGGCCATGGTGGAACCCTGCCGTCTGGCTGCGGAAAAGGCCCTGGAAAAAGAGGGCATTCGCTGCGAAATTATTGACCTTCGAACCTTATACCCGGTGGACGAAGAAGCCATTCTGGCCTCGGTGCGCAAGACCGGCCGCGCGCTGATTGTTTATGAGGCCCCCAAAACCAGCGGCTACGGTGCCGAGATTGCGGCCCTGATTGCCGAGCGGGCCGTGGAGTATCTGGAAGCGCCCATCAAGCGCATTGGCGGCTTTGACACCCCCTTCCCCTACACGCTGGAAAAGATTTACGTACCCGATGCCATCCGTATTTTCCTGGGCATCAAGGACGTCATGGCGTTTGAATAA
- a CDS encoding thiamine pyrophosphate-dependent dehydrogenase E1 component subunit alpha, which translates to MSSKSADIPNSAPLLRAMTDSTKAGQLPDGLTAQDLKQMYEGMVLIRAYDERQKKLQRSGRIGFCVTSTGEEATQVGIGHALQDQDWIFGYYRQYGMMLYKGAPITELADHLFGNRDDYAKGRQMPAHYTNRRLNFVSSSSVIGTHLIHAAGAAMAAKYKKDNAVITTFIGDGGTSANDFHSCMTFAGVYKPPLVIYIVNNQYAISQPVSKQCGAETLHLKGVGYGVPAVRVDGNDVIAVYNASREAFAKARAGEGPTLIELFTYRVGPHSSSDDPTRYRGNESDQWLSEDKDPIARTRNYLKSLGLWDEAYEAKIWKDAQNQVNEGTSGSEKKPEPDWNSLFEDVYAELPPALARQRDELIEQESEFPRQQEGEFPL; encoded by the coding sequence ATGAGCAGTAAATCCGCTGATATTCCCAATTCGGCACCCCTGCTTCGGGCGATGACAGACAGCACCAAGGCCGGCCAGTTACCGGACGGCCTGACTGCCCAGGACTTAAAACAGATGTATGAAGGCATGGTCCTGATTCGGGCTTATGATGAACGCCAGAAAAAACTGCAACGCAGCGGGCGAATTGGCTTTTGCGTCACCTCCACTGGCGAGGAAGCCACCCAGGTGGGGATTGGCCATGCTTTACAAGATCAGGACTGGATTTTTGGATACTACCGCCAATACGGCATGATGCTCTACAAGGGCGCACCGATCACGGAACTGGCCGATCACCTCTTCGGCAACCGGGACGACTACGCCAAGGGCCGCCAAATGCCTGCCCACTATACCAACCGCCGTCTCAACTTTGTCAGCTCTTCCAGCGTGATTGGCACCCACCTCATTCACGCCGCCGGGGCCGCCATGGCTGCCAAATACAAGAAAGACAACGCCGTCATCACCACGTTTATTGGCGATGGGGGCACATCGGCCAACGACTTCCACTCCTGCATGACCTTTGCCGGGGTTTACAAGCCCCCACTGGTCATTTATATCGTCAACAACCAGTACGCCATTTCCCAACCCGTCTCCAAGCAGTGCGGGGCGGAAACCTTACATTTAAAAGGCGTGGGCTACGGGGTTCCGGCGGTTCGGGTGGATGGCAACGATGTCATCGCCGTCTATAACGCCTCTCGGGAAGCGTTTGCCAAAGCCCGGGCTGGAGAAGGCCCCACCTTGATTGAGCTATTCACCTACCGGGTGGGACCGCACTCCTCCTCCGATGATCCCACCCGCTACCGGGGCAATGAAAGCGACCAGTGGCTGAGCGAGGATAAAGATCCCATTGCCCGCACCCGCAACTATTTAAAGTCTCTGGGGCTGTGGGATGAGGCTTACGAGGCCAAAATCTGGAAAGACGCTCAGAATCAGGTCAACGAAGGCACCAGCGGTTCCGAAAAGAAACCGGAACCCGATTGGAATTCCCTGTTTGAAGATGTCTACGCCGAACTGCCTCCCGCTTTGGCCCGTCAACGGGATGAACTCATTGAGCAGGAGAGCGAATTCCCCCGCCAGCAAGAAGGCGAGTTTCCGTTATAG
- the gatC gene encoding Asp-tRNA(Asn)/Glu-tRNA(Gln) amidotransferase subunit GatC — MTISQETVQHVAKLARLELTPEESERYTQDLGKILTLVEELNQVDLSQIELGMDASTPTVFRADQAVREFSREELMANAPHEEDGFFRVPKILGDSAG; from the coding sequence ATGACCATTTCCCAGGAAACCGTGCAGCACGTTGCCAAACTGGCCCGCTTGGAACTGACCCCGGAAGAAAGCGAGCGCTACACCCAGGATCTGGGTAAAATTCTCACCCTGGTGGAAGAGCTGAATCAGGTGGATTTGTCCCAGATTGAACTGGGCATGGACGCCTCCACGCCCACGGTCTTCCGGGCAGATCAGGCCGTGCGGGAGTTCAGCCGGGAAGAACTCATGGCCAACGCCCCCCACGAAGAAGACGGATTCTTCCGGGTTCCCAAAATTCTGGGCGATTCCGCCGGTTAG
- the lipA gene encoding lipoyl synthase, which yields MSAGNTPRTASTVSRKPDWLKVRPPTGERYFELKGISKSLGLATVCEEARCPNIGECWAGGTATFMVMGEVCTRGCRFCAVKTGNPNGWLDHEEPHKLANVIQKASWEYVVLTSVDRDDLPDGGAAHFARCVTEIKKANPNIIVEVLIPDFQGEEAPLRVLLDSQPDVIAQNVETVERLTHPVRDRRAGYQQTLTLLQRIKNWQPDRFTKSSIMLGLGETEAEVRQCMADLRAHGVDILTLGQYLQPTAKHLPVVDFIPPQKFKEWQQVAEEEFGFLYCASGPLVRSSYRAGEFFIKGVIEARKATVKPTSLSSFTKETGHEQ from the coding sequence ATTTCTGCCGGAAACACACCCCGAACCGCATCCACAGTCAGCCGCAAACCGGACTGGCTCAAGGTGCGCCCCCCCACCGGCGAGCGCTACTTTGAACTGAAGGGCATCTCCAAATCCCTCGGTCTGGCCACGGTGTGCGAAGAGGCCCGCTGCCCCAACATCGGGGAATGCTGGGCAGGGGGTACGGCCACCTTTATGGTCATGGGAGAAGTGTGTACCCGAGGCTGCCGCTTTTGCGCCGTTAAAACCGGCAACCCCAACGGCTGGCTGGATCATGAGGAGCCGCACAAACTGGCCAACGTCATTCAAAAAGCCAGTTGGGAATACGTGGTGCTGACCTCCGTGGATCGGGATGATCTGCCTGATGGGGGCGCGGCGCACTTTGCCCGCTGCGTCACGGAAATCAAGAAAGCCAACCCCAACATTATTGTGGAAGTGCTGATTCCCGACTTTCAGGGCGAAGAGGCCCCCTTGCGGGTGCTGCTAGATAGCCAACCGGATGTGATTGCCCAAAACGTGGAAACCGTGGAGCGCCTGACCCACCCCGTGCGGGATCGACGGGCCGGATACCAGCAAACCCTGACCTTGCTGCAACGGATTAAAAACTGGCAGCCGGATCGCTTTACCAAATCCTCCATTATGCTGGGCTTGGGGGAAACCGAGGCGGAGGTGCGCCAGTGCATGGCCGACCTACGGGCCCATGGCGTGGATATTTTAACGCTGGGCCAGTACTTGCAGCCCACAGCCAAACATTTGCCGGTTGTTGACTTTATTCCCCCTCAGAAATTCAAGGAATGGCAGCAGGTTGCCGAAGAAGAATTTGGCTTCCTGTATTGCGCGTCTGGACCGCTGGTACGCAGTTCCTACCGGGCCGGAGAATTTTTTATCAAAGGCGTCATCGAGGCTCGCAAAGCGACCGTAAAACCGACGTCCCTATCATCATTCACAAAGGAGACAGGCCATGAGCAGTAA
- the lpdA gene encoding dihydrolipoyl dehydrogenase, which translates to MAADSSSQQKIEKKIVVIGAGPGGYVAAIRLAQLRHTVTVVEKEALGGVCLNWGCIPSKAMIYAGTLFERIQKASELGILVDGLRLDMPKLQHWKNGVVQKLTGGIGQLFKAHGIQTVYGTATFSDSKTLSVQGNDGQTHTLKADAFLIATGSSPVAVPGFALNGHNIIDSRDALNWTEVPKTLAVLGGGVIGLEMGTLYAKLGAKVSILELSDSILPGVDSEITQLLKRSLKKRGIQLHTGTKASISQASETEISLQLETPKGTDSLTVEKLLVCVGRKPNSQGLGLEKAGIKTDAKGFIPVDAQLRTNVPHIFAIGDVTAPPLLAHKASKEGLVAAAVIDGSKEVLDYRAMPSAIFCDPEIATVGLSEEQAKAQGYTVKVGKFPFAASGRALSMNEPDGMVKMITDAATDQILGVHMIGPEVSELIAEATLAIEMGATAEDLSLTVHTHPTLPETMMEAAEAVHGLAIHIFQKEKPATAAVK; encoded by the coding sequence ATGGCCGCAGACTCCTCTTCCCAGCAAAAAATCGAAAAAAAAATCGTGGTGATTGGGGCGGGGCCGGGCGGTTACGTGGCGGCCATCCGGCTGGCCCAACTGAGGCATACAGTTACCGTGGTGGAAAAAGAGGCCCTGGGCGGGGTTTGCCTGAACTGGGGCTGCATCCCCTCCAAGGCCATGATTTACGCAGGCACGCTGTTCGAGCGCATTCAGAAGGCCAGTGAACTGGGCATTCTGGTGGATGGGCTGCGATTGGACATGCCCAAGCTGCAACACTGGAAAAACGGCGTGGTGCAAAAGCTGACTGGCGGCATCGGGCAACTCTTCAAGGCCCACGGCATTCAAACCGTGTATGGCACGGCCACATTCAGCGATTCCAAGACCCTGTCCGTGCAGGGCAACGACGGACAAACCCACACCCTCAAGGCAGACGCCTTCCTGATTGCCACTGGCTCTTCCCCCGTGGCTGTGCCGGGCTTCGCGCTGAACGGGCATAACATCATTGATTCCCGAGATGCCCTGAACTGGACGGAAGTGCCCAAAACGCTAGCCGTGCTGGGCGGTGGGGTGATTGGTCTGGAAATGGGCACCTTGTACGCCAAACTGGGCGCCAAAGTCAGCATTCTGGAACTCAGCGACAGTATTTTACCCGGCGTGGATTCGGAAATCACCCAACTGCTGAAGCGCTCCCTGAAAAAGCGGGGCATTCAGCTGCACACCGGAACCAAAGCCAGCATCAGTCAAGCCAGCGAGACTGAAATCAGCCTGCAACTGGAAACACCCAAGGGCACCGACTCCCTTACTGTCGAAAAACTACTGGTGTGCGTGGGCCGAAAGCCAAACAGTCAGGGTTTGGGATTGGAGAAAGCCGGTATCAAAACGGACGCCAAGGGCTTCATCCCGGTGGATGCCCAACTACGCACCAACGTGCCTCATATTTTCGCCATTGGCGATGTGACCGCCCCGCCCCTGCTGGCTCACAAGGCCTCCAAAGAAGGCTTGGTGGCGGCAGCCGTGATTGACGGCAGCAAGGAAGTGCTGGATTACCGGGCCATGCCCTCGGCCATCTTCTGTGACCCGGAAATCGCCACGGTGGGCTTGAGTGAAGAGCAGGCCAAGGCCCAGGGCTACACGGTGAAAGTGGGCAAGTTCCCCTTTGCCGCCTCCGGGCGGGCCTTGAGCATGAACGAGCCGGACGGCATGGTGAAGATGATTACTGATGCAGCCACCGACCAGATTTTAGGGGTGCATATGATTGGCCCGGAAGTGTCCGAGCTGATTGCAGAGGCTACCCTGGCCATTGAAATGGGGGCCACCGCCGAGGATTTATCCCTGACCGTGCATACTCACCCCACCTTGCCGGAAACCATGATGGAAGCGGCAGAGGCCGTGCATGGGCTGGCCATTCACATTTTCCAAAAGGAAAAGCCCGCCACCGCCGCCGTAAAGTAA
- a CDS encoding CTP synthase: MGSTKYIFVTGGVVSSLGKGIVAASLGRLLRARGAKVSIQKFDPYINVDPGTMSPFQHGEVFVTDDGAETDLDLGHYERFIDTNLTRLNNVTAGRIYQDVIAKERRGDYLGATVQTIPHITDEIKNRIMEATHQLSPDFLIIEVGGTVGDIEGLPFLEAIRQFRYDVGFKNTCFIHVTLVPYLKASGEVKTKPSQHSVNTLRSIGIQPDILVCRTERPLGKGERLKLAQFTNVAPEAVIESIDMPILYEVPLVLEKEGLATQVLERLNLTLPEPNLTSWEAMVQQVKQPVTNLKIALAGKYTGLSDAYLSVIEALKHAGYSEGASVEIRWINTEDCVDDETSAALLSGVDAIVVPGGFGNRGIEGKINAVKYARTHNIPFLGLCLGMQVSVIEYARNVAQLTRASSAEFEPKGDQPVVALMEDQKNLADKGGTMRLGQYPCHLLKNTKAAEAYGTDVVMERHRHRYEINNEYIDILTQAGLIFSGTSPDRSLMEIIELPNHPWFVACQFHPEFKSRPDNPHPLFKGLVKATVALKQKTQATGSASPAVSP, translated from the coding sequence ATGGGTTCTACCAAGTACATTTTCGTCACCGGTGGTGTGGTCAGCTCTCTGGGTAAAGGCATCGTGGCCGCCTCCCTGGGCCGTTTGCTGCGTGCCCGTGGGGCCAAGGTCTCCATCCAGAAGTTTGATCCTTACATCAACGTGGACCCCGGCACCATGAGCCCCTTCCAGCACGGGGAAGTGTTTGTGACCGATGACGGCGCGGAAACTGACTTGGATTTGGGCCACTACGAGCGCTTTATTGACACCAACCTGACCCGCCTGAACAACGTCACCGCCGGGCGCATTTATCAGGATGTCATCGCCAAGGAGCGCCGGGGCGACTATTTGGGTGCCACCGTGCAGACCATTCCGCACATTACCGATGAAATCAAAAACCGTATCATGGAAGCCACCCACCAACTGTCCCCGGACTTCCTGATTATCGAGGTGGGCGGCACCGTGGGCGACATTGAGGGCCTGCCCTTTCTGGAGGCCATCCGCCAGTTCCGCTACGACGTGGGCTTTAAAAACACCTGCTTCATCCACGTCACCCTGGTGCCGTACCTGAAAGCATCCGGTGAAGTAAAAACCAAGCCCTCCCAGCACAGCGTGAACACCTTGCGCAGCATCGGCATCCAGCCGGATATTCTGGTGTGCCGCACCGAGCGCCCACTGGGCAAGGGCGAACGCCTGAAGCTGGCCCAGTTCACCAACGTGGCCCCGGAAGCGGTCATTGAGTCCATTGACATGCCCATTCTGTACGAAGTGCCTTTGGTACTGGAAAAAGAGGGCCTGGCCACTCAGGTCCTGGAACGTTTGAATTTGACCCTGCCGGAACCCAACCTGACCTCCTGGGAGGCCATGGTGCAGCAGGTCAAGCAGCCTGTCACGAACCTGAAAATAGCGTTGGCTGGCAAGTACACCGGCCTCAGCGACGCTTATCTCTCGGTCATTGAAGCCCTGAAGCATGCCGGTTATAGCGAAGGCGCTTCTGTGGAAATCCGCTGGATTAACACGGAAGACTGCGTGGATGATGAGACTTCGGCGGCTCTGTTGTCCGGGGTGGATGCCATTGTGGTGCCCGGCGGTTTTGGCAACCGGGGTATCGAAGGCAAAATCAACGCCGTGAAATACGCCCGCACCCACAACATCCCCTTTCTGGGACTGTGTCTGGGTATGCAGGTCTCCGTCATTGAATACGCCCGCAACGTGGCCCAACTGACCCGAGCCAGCAGCGCCGAATTTGAGCCCAAGGGCGATCAGCCAGTGGTGGCCCTGATGGAAGATCAGAAAAATCTGGCGGACAAGGGCGGCACCATGCGCTTGGGGCAGTACCCCTGCCATCTGCTGAAAAACACCAAGGCGGCCGAAGCCTACGGCACCGATGTGGTCATGGAGCGTCACCGCCACCGCTACGAAATTAACAATGAATACATCGACATTCTGACCCAGGCGGGCCTGATTTTCTCCGGCACCTCCCCCGATCGCAGCCTGATGGAAATCATCGAGCTGCCCAACCACCCCTGGTTTGTGGCTTGCCAGTTCCACCCGGAATTCAAGTCCCGGCCGGACAACCCGCACCCCCTGTTCAAGGGTCTGGTCAAAGCCACCGTGGCCCTGAAGCAAAAAACACAGGCCACTGGCAGCGCAAGCCCGGCCGTTTCCCCATAG